The Macadamia integrifolia cultivar HAES 741 chromosome 4, SCU_Mint_v3, whole genome shotgun sequence genome contains the following window.
ATGGGAGTTAAATATTTCGCGAGGACAAGGTAAATTCCTATTACCCCCAGATTGAAAGGGGAAAAGTCTTTGGGCACTAAGCTGATTTCACAGGGTGTGGGGTGGTAATTTCATGCACCTTGGGTGCTGGGTTACATGACCAGTTAGCATTTATGCGTTAAAATTAAGAATATATACCTTCCTATTTGCATCCTAAAGTTCTCCACTTCTTCTACCCATAAACAGGGAACTTAAATTCCTTAGAACTTAGGATTGAGAGAGAGCAGAGGAGCCTTTCAGTTCAAGTAAAGGTCAGTCAACAAAGATACTAAGTCTCAATTGCACTTTCTCAGTGGAAAATGGTGAAAGATAGAAATTTCCAAGTCCATACCATTTCAGTttttaacattttctttttcggGGTAAAATACCAATTTCTCACATTCCCCACGAAGCCTTCCGGTTCGGTTCCTTTCCATATGATGAAAAGAGGAAGGCAAGAGGAAGGCGCAACGAAGGGGAAATGTCATCTACGTGTTTCCTTCGTTAGAACTACAAAAGGCAGAGAGCCTCTCAGAGAGTAAGGTAGAAGACGTAGAAGGGTTGAGGCTGAGAGGTGTTCGTTCAAGCGTTTACTGTTTGGTGTCATGGATCCACCGCCGCAACGAGTTGTAGAGTCTCGGCTTCCTCCTGGAAGAGCCTTAGGTGATTCCTCCGCCATTATTACTGTTATGATCGCCTTCGTCTCCATGGCTGCCTTGGTAAATTCTTCTCTTAGTGCTCATCCATTTTTCTCCTTCATGTCAGTGTTCATTCGTGATTGTGGGCATCAAATCGCAATACGCTTACATCTTTTGTTTTGGGTCATTCAATCTTTCGTGTCCATATTTTTCTTGGAAAGCGCAGTTGTTTCTGTGTGGTTTATCACCTAGGTTGCGTTCTTCTCATCCATTTTTGGATTCAGAAATGCTTCCGCTGATTCAGTATCAATGCATAAGCTCAGTCAAatcgcccccccccccccaccccacgttccaaaaaaaaaatttcgtgTACACATTTACTTTGGTCTCTCTAATCTACCCTTCTGTTCATATGTTGGGCGATAATATAGTCTGCAAATAAAGAATCCTATGTATGTGCAGGTGCAattgagatatgagatggacTTGTATAACAATAACAAGTCTTGGCATTGAGATATGAATCGGCCATCCCACTTACAAGTGGGCTTGAAAAATGTAAAGACACAAGTAAAACTTTTAGGTGTTCATGAATCCACCTGTTCTTAGTGCTTGGAGTCCTCTTTAGATGGTTGATTGAACATGGCAGGTGGACTAGCAGCAAGGTTTTGGGAAATGGCCCATGGAAGCTGATTGTAAATCTGTTAGTTCTGGTGCCCTGTTGTTCCTTTCTTGTCATAGCTCATTGTACGTGTGATTACTAGAACaccttttcccttttaattttgTCACAACATTTTTGTGTTAAATAAGGAACACTCCTAGAGCTCTTCAAGTAGCTGATCTGGACTTTTATGGTTGCAATGGAATTTGAAATGGTTGTAACAGATTTTTTGTTACTAccattttggaaaatatttgtaTCAGTCTATGGCATTCCTTCACCATGCAAGAAATTCTTGAAACCTCAAGATACATACAGCAATGCTGTTCCAATACCTGTAATTGCTAATTCCTAACCcacaaatataatataaatgAAGACAATAAGTAATAATCCTACATTGGCTTCTATATGCCTTGGTAAAATTTCTCCAAACCCGTACAAGTAGAAAATCTCTCTCAACATTTCAACTGAATCCAGTAACTTACCTGTGATTTCTAATATTTGCAGATCTTGGTCCCGTCATCAATTTCAGCTACGAACAATAGCTTTTCCATATTACATCAAGTTCCAGAAGGCCATGTGGGTGTGTATTGGAGAGGGGGTGCCCTTCTAAAAACAATTACTTATCCAGGTTTGTTCATGCATTGCATTGTATATCCAACTTTATAGGGCCTGGGGCCTGTATACTGCTTGCTTGATGTCATTCAGTTTCTAGGTTTCCATTTGAAGCTGCCATTGATAACTCAGTTTGAGCCCATCCAAGTGACCCTTCAGAAAGATCAGGTACATATTATTTCTGTTTTAGGCTGTTGGGGATTAGATTGCCCTTATGGCATTGGTCAAATTTATCCTCAAGGAGCTGATAGCCATctttttcaaaaggaaaaatgtaGGCAACTGGGATGACTAAAATCATCTCTCCAGCTATATATGATTGTATGTGTATAAAAGGCATTCCTTTTTTCTGAATCAGTTTTTGTGAAAGAGCCGAACTGATGTATGGTTTTGGAATCTCAAAAACAACTTAGCTTTTTCAAGGACCTAACTGTCTTGTTAAAATATGATTCTTAATAGTGGTTCTTGGTGATTTGCTGTAGTTTGCGATCAATAAGTTGTGCTCTTTTCATTAGTTGTTTTATTATTGTATATgtcttttttcccttcccaaTGAGCAGGTTAAGGATATtccgtgtggaacaaaaggtgGTGTTATGATAAGCTTTGATAAAATAGAGGTAAACTATTTGTAACTTATTCCttatcttccattttctctTGGACTATTGTCCTGGTCATTTTTTCCAATCCTTCACATTGGTTTGAATCTGTTGGAATGCTGTCTCCAGGTTGTTAATCGTCTCCATAAGGATTATGTTTATGAGACTTTGCTCAACTATGGCGTAGAGTATGATCATACATGGATATATGATAAAATACATCATGAAGTCAATCAGTTCTGCAGTGCTCATAGCCTTCAACAGGTTTATATAGACATGTTTGATCAGGCAAGTAGCTCAATCAGGCCTTCTTTTGAAGGCAACTATGTTAAACACGTGAATAAGTTTTTGAAATTAAGAAGGTTCTTTAGGATGTCCTACACTGATGATCTGCAGCCCACTGTCAATGCTCTGGTTaagcaaaagtttccttttgGTTGCCTATGCCAACATTGAACATTATGTACTGACTACTGAAGGAATTTGTGGGATGGGAAATCGTGGGCTGCACTAAAAATTTCTTACTTGAGTCCTGTCTCCTGTGTAAACTTACTTTCTCGATGTTTTCCTAAATTGAACCTTGTACATTTTTTAATAATGCAGCATTCATTCAAATTGACAAAATATTATGAAATGGAGTTGTTTCAGATTGATGAAAAGTTGAAAGATGCTCTTCAGGGTGATTGTACACGTTATGCCCCAGGTATTGAAATTATAAGTGTGCGTGtcacaaaacccaaaattccAGATAGCATAAGGCGCAATTTTGAGCAGATGGAAGAGGAACGTACCAAGGTATTTGGTTTGTGCTGTCTCAATATACTGGAGttgcttttatatatatatatatatatatttggaggAGGAAGTGATCTAGAAAAAAGTGGGCAGGTGATATTGACCATTACATG
Protein-coding sequences here:
- the LOC122076009 gene encoding LOW QUALITY PROTEIN: erlin-2-B-like (The sequence of the model RefSeq protein was modified relative to this genomic sequence to represent the inferred CDS: inserted 1 base in 1 codon), with product MDPPPQRVVESRLPPGRALGDSSAIITVMIAFVSMAALILVPSSISATNNSFSILHQVPEGHVGVYWRGGALLKTITYPGFHLKLPLITQFEPIQVTLQKDQVKDIPCGTKGGVMISFDKIEVVNRLHKDYVYETLLNYGVEYDHTWIYDKIHHEVNQFCSAHSLQQVYIDMFDQIDEKLKDALQGDCTRYAPGIEIISVRVTKPKIPDSIRRNFEQMEEERTKVLIAIEKQRVAEKEAETQKKMALTEAEKNAQVSRILMEQKLXEKDSARMQQEIENQMYMDRQKSLADADFYRSMQEAEANKLKLTPEFLELKFIEAITNNSKIFFGDKVPSMVFDQRLLGNFLNDISRKRSSDL